One genomic region from Phycisphaerae bacterium encodes:
- the araD gene encoding L-ribulose-5-phosphate 4-epimerase (catalyzes the isomerization of L-ribulose 5-phosphate to D-xylulose 5-phosphate in the anaerobic catabolism of L-ascorbate; links the arabinose metabolic pathway to the pentose phosphate pathway and allows the bacteria to use arabinose as an energy source), translating to MIEALRNEVCRVNRLLPATGLVTMHSGNASGYDPEQGRVVIKPSGVDYDSLTPEM from the coding sequence TTGATCGAAGCCCTTCGCAACGAAGTTTGTCGCGTCAATCGTCTGTTGCCAGCCACGGGTCTGGTGACCATGCATTCGGGTAACGCCTCGGGTTACGATCCCGAGCAGGGCCGGGTCGTGATCAAGCCCAGCGGCGTCGATTACGACTCGCTGACGCCGGAGATG
- a CDS encoding ribulokinase, whose protein sequence is MTAQADRRYVLGLDYGTNSVRAVVVSADDGSEIAEAVTEYPSGEAGILLDPADPNLARQNPADYLDGFFACTGEAIKQAAKTDPQFDAKRVIGIGVDTTGSTPLPVDREGQPLAVNPRFRNDPAAQAWLWKDHTSYAEAAEITEKAGKLRPQYLGKCGGVYSSEWFWSKILHCRRSAPRVFDAAFSWVEAADFVPAFLTGSLDPRTMKRGICPAGHKAMYNDAWGGLPDKEFLAAVDPALADLRDRLYDRALTSDQPAGKLTREAADKAGLPAGIPVCVGTFDAHAGGVGAGIRPGVLVKIIGTSTCDMMIAKPDGEVADVPGLCGIVPGSIVPSYLGLEAGQSAVGDIFNWFVGQFCRKAYGSDAAAHEALTKEAAELKPGASGLVALDWNNGNRTILVDPLLTGLLVGQTLHTRPAEVYRALIEGTAFGALTIINRFEEYGVKVNEIVNCGGIAEKNPLVMQIYADVTGRPMKISRASQTCALGAAIYAAVAGGAYANVPAAQAKMTGTKPRVFEPKAEAVKTYRQLYEIYQMLHDAFGTRQWQSSLYEVMKQLIRIREQSRRS, encoded by the coding sequence ATGACGGCACAAGCGGACCGGCGATACGTCCTTGGGCTCGATTACGGAACCAACAGCGTACGGGCGGTGGTGGTTTCGGCCGATGACGGAAGCGAGATCGCCGAGGCTGTGACCGAGTATCCGAGCGGCGAGGCGGGGATTCTGCTCGATCCAGCCGACCCGAACCTGGCGAGGCAGAATCCGGCCGACTACCTCGATGGCTTCTTCGCCTGCACCGGCGAGGCCATCAAACAGGCTGCGAAGACCGATCCGCAGTTCGACGCCAAGCGGGTGATCGGCATCGGCGTCGACACCACCGGCAGCACACCGCTTCCCGTCGATCGCGAGGGCCAGCCGCTGGCGGTCAATCCGCGGTTCCGGAACGACCCGGCCGCTCAGGCCTGGTTGTGGAAGGACCACACATCGTACGCGGAGGCGGCGGAGATCACCGAGAAGGCGGGCAAGTTGCGGCCGCAATATCTGGGCAAGTGCGGCGGGGTCTATTCGTCGGAGTGGTTCTGGTCGAAAATTCTGCACTGCCGGCGTTCGGCCCCGCGGGTGTTCGACGCCGCGTTTTCGTGGGTCGAGGCGGCGGACTTTGTGCCCGCATTTTTGACCGGCAGCCTCGATCCGCGGACGATGAAACGCGGCATCTGCCCGGCGGGCCACAAGGCGATGTACAACGATGCGTGGGGCGGACTGCCGGACAAGGAGTTTCTGGCGGCGGTCGATCCGGCGTTGGCGGATCTGCGCGACCGGCTTTACGATCGGGCCCTCACCTCGGACCAGCCGGCGGGCAAGCTGACCCGCGAAGCGGCGGATAAGGCTGGGCTGCCGGCGGGCATTCCGGTATGCGTCGGCACGTTCGACGCCCACGCGGGCGGAGTCGGCGCGGGCATTCGGCCGGGCGTGCTGGTCAAGATCATCGGCACCAGCACGTGCGACATGATGATCGCCAAACCGGACGGCGAGGTGGCCGATGTTCCCGGCCTGTGCGGGATCGTGCCCGGTTCGATCGTGCCGTCGTACCTGGGCCTGGAGGCTGGGCAATCGGCGGTGGGCGATATCTTCAACTGGTTTGTCGGGCAGTTCTGCCGCAAGGCCTACGGCTCGGATGCGGCCGCCCATGAGGCTCTGACGAAGGAGGCGGCGGAGTTGAAACCCGGGGCGTCGGGCCTGGTCGCCCTCGACTGGAACAACGGCAACCGCACGATCCTGGTCGATCCGCTGCTGACCGGCCTGCTGGTGGGCCAGACGCTGCACACGCGTCCGGCGGAGGTGTATCGGGCGTTGATCGAAGGGACCGCGTTCGGAGCGCTGACCATCATCAACCGGTTCGAAGAGTACGGCGTGAAGGTCAATGAGATCGTCAACTGCGGCGGCATCGCAGAAAAGAACCCGCTGGTGATGCAGATCTACGCGGACGTGACGGGTCGGCCGATGAAGATCAGCCGGGCGTCGCAGACCTGTGCGTTGGGCGCGGCGATCTATGCTGCGGTGGCGGGCGGCGCGTACGCCAACGTTCCGGCCGCGCAGGCGAAGATGACTGGGACCAAACCGCGGGTGTTCGAGCCGAAGGCCGAAGCCGTCAAGACCTATCGCCAGTTGTACGAAATCTACCAGATGTTGCACGACGCCTTCGGCACCCGGCAGTGGCAGTCCAGCCTGTACGAGGTGATGAAGCAACTGATTCGGATTCGTGAGCAGTCGCGCCGTTCCTGA